The Mycolicibacterium hassiacum DSM 44199 genome includes a window with the following:
- a CDS encoding CTP synthase, with product MPALRKHPQTATKHLFVTGGVVSSLGKGLTASSLGQLLTARGLQVTMQKLDPYLNVDPGTMNPFQHGEVFVTEDGAETDLDIGHYERFLDRDLPGSANVTTGQVYSTVIAKERRGEYLGDTVQVIPHITDEIKRRILEMAKPDASGNRPDVVITEIGGTVGDIESLPFLEAARQVRHEVGRENCFFLHCSLVPYMAPSGELKTKPTQHSVAALRSIGITPDALILRCDRDVPEPLKNKIALMCDVDIDGVISTPDAPSIYDIPKVLHREELDAFVVRRLNLPFRDVDWTVWNDLLKRVHEPRETVRIALVGKYIDLSDAYLSVAEALRAGGFAHHARVDIKWVASDDCEQDSGAAEALADVHGVLIPGGFGIRGIEGKIGAISYARKHGLPVLGLCLGLQCIVIEAARSVGLTRANSAEFDPDTPDPVISTMADQLDAVAGEADLGGTMRLGAYPAVLEPDSLVAKAYGTTEVSERHRHRYEVNNAYRERIAESGLRFSGTSPDGHLVEFVEYDTDIHPFLVGTQAHPELKSRPTRPHPLFVAFVGAALNYKAAERLPVEIPEQKANGTAHPEQVGQLLQEPVSRG from the coding sequence TTGCCAGCGCTACGCAAGCACCCGCAGACCGCTACGAAGCACCTCTTCGTGACGGGCGGGGTGGTCTCCTCTCTCGGCAAGGGACTCACCGCATCCAGCCTCGGGCAGTTGCTGACGGCGCGCGGTCTGCAGGTCACCATGCAGAAGCTCGACCCGTACCTCAACGTCGACCCGGGCACCATGAACCCGTTCCAGCACGGTGAGGTGTTCGTCACCGAGGACGGCGCGGAGACCGATCTCGACATCGGGCATTACGAGCGGTTCCTCGATCGCGATCTACCTGGGTCGGCGAATGTCACTACGGGACAAGTGTATTCGACCGTGATCGCCAAGGAGCGGCGCGGCGAGTACCTCGGTGACACCGTGCAGGTGATCCCGCACATCACCGACGAGATCAAGCGGCGCATCCTGGAGATGGCCAAACCCGACGCCAGCGGCAACCGCCCGGACGTGGTGATCACCGAGATCGGCGGCACCGTCGGCGACATCGAATCGCTGCCGTTTCTGGAGGCCGCCCGCCAGGTGCGCCACGAGGTCGGGCGGGAGAACTGCTTCTTCCTGCACTGCTCGCTGGTGCCCTACATGGCGCCGTCGGGTGAGCTCAAGACCAAACCCACCCAGCACTCCGTCGCCGCGCTGCGCAGCATCGGCATCACCCCCGACGCGCTGATCCTGCGCTGTGACCGCGATGTCCCCGAGCCGCTGAAGAACAAGATCGCGCTGATGTGCGACGTCGACATCGACGGGGTGATCTCCACCCCCGACGCGCCGTCGATCTACGACATCCCCAAGGTGCTGCACCGTGAGGAGCTCGACGCGTTCGTCGTGCGCAGGCTGAACCTGCCCTTCCGCGACGTCGACTGGACGGTGTGGAACGACCTGCTCAAGCGCGTCCACGAACCGCGGGAGACGGTGCGGATCGCGTTGGTGGGCAAGTACATCGACCTGTCCGACGCCTACCTGTCGGTGGCCGAGGCGCTGCGCGCGGGCGGGTTCGCCCATCACGCCCGGGTGGACATCAAGTGGGTGGCCTCCGACGACTGCGAGCAGGACAGCGGTGCGGCCGAGGCTCTGGCCGACGTGCACGGCGTGCTGATCCCGGGCGGGTTCGGTATCCGGGGCATCGAGGGCAAGATCGGCGCGATCAGCTACGCCCGCAAGCACGGGCTGCCGGTGCTCGGGCTGTGTCTCGGACTGCAGTGCATCGTCATCGAGGCGGCCCGCTCGGTCGGGCTCACCCGGGCCAACTCCGCGGAGTTCGACCCGGACACACCGGACCCGGTCATCTCGACGATGGCCGATCAGCTCGACGCGGTGGCCGGTGAGGCCGACCTCGGCGGCACCATGCGGCTGGGCGCCTACCCGGCCGTGCTCGAACCCGATTCGCTGGTGGCCAAGGCCTACGGCACCACCGAGGTGTCCGAACGTCACCGGCACCGCTACGAGGTGAACAACGCCTACCGGGAGCGCATCGCCGAAAGCGGCCTGCGGTTCTCGGGCACCTCACCCGACGGTCATCTGGTGGAGTTCGTCGAGTACGACACCGACATCCACCCGTTCCTCGTCGGTACCCAGGCGCATCCCGAACTGAAGAGCCGACCGACCCGACCACACCCGCTGTTCGTGGCTTTCGTGGGGGCGGCCCTCAACTACAAGGCGGCCGAGCGGTTGCCGGTCGAGATCCCCGAACAGAAAGCCAACGGCACCGCGCACCCCGAACAGGTCGGGCAACTGCTGCAAGAGCCCGTGAGCCGTGGCTGA
- a CDS encoding NUDIX domain-containing protein, producing MAEHDFETVESETLYVGSIFALRADQVRMPGGNVARREVVEHFGAVAVLALDDDGNVPLVYQYRHPVGRRLWELPAGLLDLGGEPPHRTAARELEEEAGLAARDWRVLVDLVSAPGFSDESVRVYLATGLSEVGRPEAHDEEADLTLKWFPLAEAVAMVLAGEITNSIAVSGILAAHAMTGPGGLRPVDAPWPDRPRAFAARKGH from the coding sequence GTGGCTGAACACGATTTCGAGACGGTCGAATCCGAAACCCTCTACGTCGGCAGCATCTTCGCGTTGCGTGCCGACCAGGTCCGTATGCCGGGCGGCAATGTCGCGCGCCGTGAGGTGGTGGAACACTTCGGCGCGGTCGCCGTGTTGGCCCTCGACGACGACGGCAACGTCCCGTTGGTCTACCAGTACCGCCACCCGGTCGGCCGGCGGCTGTGGGAGCTGCCCGCCGGGCTGCTCGACCTCGGCGGTGAGCCACCGCACCGCACCGCGGCCCGCGAACTCGAGGAAGAGGCCGGACTGGCGGCGCGGGACTGGCGGGTGCTGGTCGATCTGGTGTCCGCGCCCGGGTTCTCCGATGAGAGCGTGCGGGTGTATCTGGCCACCGGGCTCTCCGAGGTCGGCCGCCCGGAGGCGCACGACGAGGAGGCCGACCTCACCCTGAAATGGTTCCCGCTTGCCGAGGCGGTGGCTATGGTTCTTGCCGGTGAGATCACGAATTCCATTGCGGTCAGCGGCATTCTGGCCGCCCACGCGATGACCGGCCCGGGCGGGCTGCGGCCGGTCGACGCGCCGTGGCCCGACCGGCCGCGGGCGTTCGCCGCGAGGAAGGGTCACTGA
- the xerD gene encoding site-specific tyrosine recombinase XerD: MTSPSAVGTALDEQLQGYLDHLTIERGVAANTLSSYRRDLRRYAEHLLRRGIDDLAKVTEADVSDFLVALRRGDPKTSAAPLSAVSAARALIAVRGLHRFAAAEGITAIDVASAVKPPTPSRRLPKSLTIDEVLALLEGAGGDGAADGPLALRNRALLELLYSTGARISEAVGLDVDDIDTEARSVLLRGKGGKQRLVPIGRPAVSALQAYYVRGRPELARRGRGCPAIFLNARGGRLSRQSAWQVLQDAAERAGITAGVSPHVLRHSFATHLLDGGADVRVVQELLGHASVTTTQIYTMVTVNALREVWAGAHPRAR, translated from the coding sequence ATGACCAGCCCGTCGGCGGTGGGCACCGCGCTCGACGAGCAGCTGCAGGGGTACCTGGACCACCTGACCATCGAACGCGGGGTGGCGGCCAACACGCTGAGCTCCTACCGGCGGGATCTGCGCCGTTACGCCGAGCATCTGCTGCGCCGCGGCATCGACGACCTGGCCAAGGTGACCGAGGCCGACGTCAGCGATTTCCTGGTCGCGCTGCGCCGCGGCGACCCGAAGACCTCGGCCGCCCCGCTGTCGGCGGTGTCGGCGGCGCGGGCGCTGATCGCGGTGCGCGGGTTGCACCGGTTCGCGGCCGCGGAGGGCATCACCGCGATCGACGTGGCGTCGGCGGTCAAGCCGCCCACCCCCAGCCGTCGGCTGCCCAAGAGCCTGACCATCGACGAGGTGCTGGCGCTGCTGGAAGGCGCCGGCGGGGACGGTGCCGCCGACGGCCCGCTGGCACTGCGCAACCGGGCCCTGCTGGAGCTGCTGTACTCGACCGGGGCGCGGATCTCCGAGGCGGTCGGGCTCGACGTCGACGACATCGACACCGAGGCCCGGTCGGTGCTGCTGCGCGGCAAGGGCGGCAAACAGCGGCTGGTGCCGATCGGCCGGCCGGCGGTCAGCGCGCTGCAGGCCTACTACGTGCGGGGCCGGCCCGAGCTGGCCCGCCGCGGCCGGGGATGTCCGGCGATCTTCCTCAACGCGCGCGGCGGCCGGCTGTCGCGGCAGAGCGCCTGGCAGGTGCTGCAGGACGCCGCCGAGCGCGCCGGAATCACCGCCGGGGTGTCCCCGCACGTGCTGCGGCACTCGTTCGCCACCCATCTGCTCGACGGCGGCGCCGACGTGCGTGTGGTGCAGGAGCTGCTCGGGCACGCGTCGGTGACCACCACGCAGATCTACACGATGGTCACCGTGAACGCGCTGCGGGAGGTGTGGGCCGGCGCGCATCCCCGGGCGCGTTAG
- a CDS encoding O-methyltransferase, protein MGIKHKLPFLRWSVLRMAVGARNITTTGQIGDGREAAAAEYVVANARAGDPDDVIATIDRFAYEKSFLINIGDEKGALLDAAVRRAGTALALELGTYCGYGALRIARAAPAARVVSVELAEANAEIARRIWAHAGVDDRVSCVVGTVGDGGRTLDRLAAEHGFGPGSLDLLFIDHDKSAYLSDLRSILDRGWLHPGSIVVADNILVPGAPEYRAFMREQQGRMFDTVEHRAHGEYQSLLPDMVLESEFLGGG, encoded by the coding sequence ATGGGCATCAAACATAAGCTGCCGTTTTTGCGCTGGTCGGTGCTGCGGATGGCCGTGGGTGCGCGCAACATCACCACGACCGGTCAGATCGGCGACGGCCGGGAGGCCGCCGCGGCGGAGTATGTCGTCGCCAATGCCCGTGCGGGTGACCCGGACGACGTAATCGCCACCATCGACAGGTTCGCCTACGAGAAGTCGTTTCTGATCAACATCGGCGACGAGAAGGGCGCGCTGCTGGACGCGGCGGTGCGCCGCGCCGGCACCGCGCTCGCGCTGGAGCTGGGCACCTACTGCGGCTACGGGGCGCTGCGGATCGCGCGGGCCGCGCCGGCGGCCCGGGTGGTGTCGGTCGAGCTCGCCGAGGCCAACGCCGAGATCGCGCGCCGGATCTGGGCGCATGCCGGGGTCGACGACCGGGTGAGTTGCGTGGTCGGCACCGTCGGCGACGGCGGCCGCACGCTCGACAGGCTCGCCGCCGAGCACGGCTTCGGCCCGGGTTCGCTGGATCTGCTGTTCATCGACCACGACAAGTCCGCGTACCTGAGCGACCTGCGCAGCATCCTCGATCGCGGCTGGCTGCATCCGGGGTCGATCGTGGTGGCCGACAACATCCTGGTCCCGGGCGCGCCGGAATACCGCGCCTTCATGCGCGAGCAGCAGGGCCGGATGTTCGACACCGTCGAGCACCGGGCGCACGGCGAGTACCAGAGCCTGTTGCCGGACATGGTGCTGGAATCGGAGTTCCTCGGCGGCGGCTGA
- a CDS encoding ParA family protein gives MTDEIGEGKGEGIELGLTGRPPRPIPEPRPKTVHGPAKVVAMCNQKGGVGKTTSTINLGAALAEYGRRVLLVDLDPQGALSAGLGVPHYELEHTVHNLLVEPRVSIDEVLINTRVKNMDLVPSNIDLSAAEIQLVSEVGREQALARAIYPVLDRYDYVLIDCQPSLGLLTVNGLACSDLVIIPTECEFFSLRGLALLTDTVDKVHDRLNPKLRIGGILITRYDPRTVNSREVMARVLERFGDLVFDTVITRTVRFPETSVAGEPITTWAPKSSGAEAYRSLAREVIDRFGA, from the coding sequence ATGACCGACGAGATCGGGGAGGGCAAAGGGGAAGGCATCGAACTCGGCCTGACCGGCCGGCCGCCGCGACCGATCCCCGAACCCAGGCCGAAGACCGTCCACGGTCCCGCCAAGGTGGTCGCGATGTGCAACCAGAAAGGCGGCGTGGGCAAGACCACCTCGACCATCAACCTGGGGGCGGCGCTGGCCGAGTACGGCCGCCGGGTGTTGCTGGTCGACCTCGACCCGCAGGGCGCCCTGTCGGCGGGTCTGGGCGTGCCCCACTACGAGCTGGAGCACACCGTGCACAACCTCCTCGTCGAGCCGCGGGTGTCGATCGACGAGGTGCTGATCAACACCCGGGTCAAGAACATGGACCTGGTGCCCAGCAACATCGACCTGTCGGCCGCGGAGATCCAGCTGGTCAGCGAGGTCGGCCGGGAGCAGGCGCTGGCCCGGGCGATCTACCCGGTGCTGGACCGCTACGACTACGTGCTCATCGACTGCCAGCCGTCGCTGGGGCTGCTCACGGTCAACGGCCTGGCCTGCAGCGACCTGGTGATCATCCCGACCGAGTGCGAGTTCTTCTCGCTGCGCGGTCTGGCGCTGCTGACCGACACCGTCGACAAGGTGCACGACCGGCTCAACCCGAAGCTGCGCATCGGCGGCATCCTGATCACCCGCTACGACCCGCGGACCGTCAACTCCCGTGAGGTGATGGCCCGGGTGCTCGAGCGGTTCGGCGACCTGGTGTTCGACACCGTCATCACCCGCACCGTGCGATTCCCCGAGACCAGCGTGGCCGGCGAACCGATCACCACCTGGGCGCCGAAATCCAGTGGCGCCGAGGCGTATCGGTCGCTCGCACGTGAGGTCATCGACCGGTTCGGCGCGTGA
- a CDS encoding segregation/condensation protein A, with translation MNTDVQPAEQTQPSGFQVRLTNFEGPFDLLLQLIFAHRLDVTEVALHEVTDEFIAYTKSIGPQLPLEETTAFLVVAATLLDLKAARLLPAGEVHDEEDLALLEVRDLLFARLLQYRAFKHIAEMFAELEAAALRSYPRSVSLEERYQQLLPEVMLGVDAKAFAEIAAAAFRPRPVPTVRTDHLHEPTVSVPEQVGNLMALLEKRGVGQWATFRELVADCATPIEIVGRFLALLELYRARAVAFEQPEPLGVLQISWTGERPTAKHLAVEEDPYD, from the coding sequence GTGAACACCGACGTCCAGCCCGCGGAGCAGACCCAACCGAGCGGTTTCCAGGTTCGGCTGACGAACTTCGAGGGACCGTTCGACCTGCTGCTGCAGCTGATCTTCGCGCACCGGCTGGACGTCACCGAGGTGGCGCTGCACGAGGTCACCGACGAGTTCATCGCCTACACCAAGTCCATCGGTCCGCAGCTTCCGCTCGAGGAGACCACCGCGTTCCTCGTGGTGGCCGCCACGCTGCTGGATCTCAAGGCGGCGCGGCTGCTGCCGGCCGGTGAGGTCCACGACGAGGAGGACCTGGCGCTGCTGGAGGTCCGCGACCTGCTGTTCGCCCGGCTGCTGCAGTACCGCGCGTTCAAACACATCGCGGAGATGTTCGCCGAGCTCGAGGCCGCCGCGCTGCGCAGCTACCCGCGGTCGGTGTCGCTGGAGGAGCGCTACCAGCAGCTGCTGCCCGAGGTGATGCTCGGGGTGGACGCCAAGGCGTTCGCCGAGATCGCCGCGGCCGCGTTCCGGCCCCGGCCGGTGCCCACGGTGCGCACCGATCACCTGCACGAGCCGACGGTGTCGGTGCCCGAGCAGGTCGGTAATCTGATGGCATTGCTGGAGAAGCGCGGCGTCGGGCAGTGGGCCACATTCCGCGAGCTGGTGGCCGACTGTGCCACGCCGATCGAGATCGTCGGACGGTTCCTGGCGCTGCTCGAGCTGTACCGAGCCCGCGCAGTAGCATTCGAACAACCAGAACCGCTTGGTGTGCTCCAGATTTCGTGGACCGGGGAACGGCCCACGGCAAAGCATCTCGCGGTGGAAGAAGACCCGTATGACTGA
- the scpB gene encoding SMC-Scp complex subunit ScpB: MTDANHEPVATEHRDEAPTAGLDADPAPAAPGAVQTAGGDGSVSVTAEEYPGEPPVVPEPESHAPDGAQPLSEPGETQTPPPAAGQPAPALDDAELTAVLEALLLVVDTPATVEQLAAATEQPAERIAARLRAMSEELAARDSGIDLREAGGGWRLYTRARYAPYVERLLLDGARSKLTRAALETLAVVAYRQPVTRARVSAVRGVNCDAVMRTLVARGLIREAGVDPDTGATTFATTELFLERLGLSSLAELPDIAPLLPDVDVIDDISESLDDEPHFRKLGGARSADAEADTDGESASSFDVDEDSDD; encoded by the coding sequence ATGACTGACGCCAACCACGAGCCCGTCGCGACCGAGCACCGCGACGAGGCGCCGACCGCCGGCCTCGACGCCGATCCTGCCCCGGCGGCCCCCGGGGCGGTGCAAACCGCTGGTGGCGACGGGTCCGTCAGTGTCACCGCCGAAGAGTACCCGGGCGAGCCGCCGGTCGTCCCCGAGCCGGAGAGCCACGCACCCGACGGCGCGCAGCCGCTGTCGGAGCCGGGGGAGACACAGACCCCACCGCCCGCGGCCGGCCAACCCGCACCGGCGCTCGACGACGCGGAACTCACCGCGGTGCTCGAGGCGTTACTGCTGGTGGTGGACACCCCGGCGACGGTCGAGCAGCTGGCCGCGGCCACCGAGCAGCCCGCCGAGCGCATCGCGGCGCGGCTGCGTGCGATGTCCGAGGAACTCGCGGCCCGCGACAGCGGCATCGACCTGCGGGAGGCCGGCGGCGGCTGGCGCCTGTACACCCGGGCACGCTACGCGCCCTATGTGGAGCGGCTGTTGCTCGACGGCGCCCGCTCCAAACTCACCCGGGCGGCGCTGGAGACGCTCGCGGTGGTGGCCTACCGGCAGCCGGTCACCCGGGCGCGGGTGAGCGCGGTGCGCGGCGTCAACTGCGATGCAGTGATGCGAACCCTGGTGGCGCGCGGGCTCATCCGCGAGGCGGGCGTGGACCCGGACACCGGGGCCACGACGTTCGCGACCACCGAGCTGTTTCTGGAGCGGCTCGGGCTGTCGTCGCTGGCCGAACTGCCCGACATCGCGCCGCTGCTGCCCGATGTGGACGTCATCGACGACATCAGCGAAAGCCTCGACGACGAACCGCACTTCCGCAAGCTCGGCGGCGCCCGGTCCGCCGACGCCGAAGCCGATACCGACGGGGAGTCCGCGAGCTCGTTCGACGTGGATGAAGACTCCGATGACTGA
- a CDS encoding pseudouridine synthase, translating into MKTPMTEGVRLQKVLSQAGVASRRVAEQMIVDGRVEVDGEVVTELGTRVDPARSVIRVDGARISVDDALVHLAINKPKGMHSTMSDDRGRPCIGDLVEQRVRGNKKLFHVGRLDADTEGLMLLTNDGELAHRLMHPSFEVPKTYIATVDGSVPRGLGRTLRAGVELDDGLAKVDDFAVVDRVPGKTLVRVTLHEGRNRIVRRMLAAAGFPVRELVRTAIGSVQLGAQRPGSIRRLNQKELGELYKAVGL; encoded by the coding sequence ATGAAGACTCCGATGACTGAAGGCGTGCGTTTGCAGAAGGTGTTGTCGCAGGCCGGAGTCGCCTCGCGGCGGGTCGCCGAGCAGATGATCGTCGACGGCCGCGTCGAGGTCGACGGCGAAGTGGTCACCGAACTCGGCACCCGGGTCGACCCGGCGAGATCGGTGATCCGCGTCGACGGGGCGCGGATCAGTGTCGACGACGCCCTGGTGCATCTGGCGATCAACAAACCCAAGGGCATGCACTCGACGATGTCCGACGACCGGGGCCGGCCGTGCATCGGTGACCTGGTCGAACAGCGGGTGCGGGGCAACAAGAAGCTCTTCCACGTGGGCCGGCTCGACGCCGACACCGAAGGACTGATGCTGCTGACCAACGACGGCGAACTGGCGCACCGGCTCATGCACCCCTCCTTCGAGGTACCCAAGACCTACATCGCCACCGTCGACGGTTCGGTGCCGCGCGGGCTGGGCCGTACACTGCGCGCCGGGGTGGAATTGGACGACGGGCTGGCGAAGGTGGACGATTTCGCGGTGGTCGACAGGGTTCCGGGCAAGACGCTGGTGCGGGTCACGCTGCACGAGGGCCGCAACCGGATCGTGCGGCGCATGCTGGCCGCCGCCGGGTTCCCGGTGCGCGAGCTGGTGCGCACCGCGATAGGTTCGGTGCAGCTGGGGGCCCAGCGCCCGGGCAGCATCCGCAGGCTCAACCAGAAGGAGCTGGGCGAACTGTACAAGGCGGTCGGCCTGTGA